The window attgacatatatataagtatattcttactatattttaggtatatgtagtataacttaagcatataactttatatatatatatacacgtatatgctgtattgctgacttgctgttagcctgttagtcagtaaatatataaactttacgtataaacttatataacatatgtaaatatacctacaatatactaataaatgctataatatatactatacaaaaaacaaaaacaaaaaataggattttgacgtgtttgaaccggaccgATTCCGGGTTTttaccggaaaccggccggtttgttaaccggttaccggtctgATCCTGTTCAAACCGGTTAACATGTTTAGTTACCACTACAAATCAAATGACGATTCTGCTATCTATGTATGCCACTTTAGGTGACCAAAACTGAAACTTCTTGTTTTTTTAATCCGAAATGACCCGTCAAAATAACGCGCCAAATCAATGTGACCCGACAAGCTAAAATTCAATCCAAATCCAAGAATACAAAACAAAATTTCAAGATTGAAAATAATATCAATTTGAAAGAACTGGGAATTATGTTAAtgtggaaaataaaaaaaataaaaaaaagggacaagttgGGTTATGATCCTGTTACTTGACCCAAACTCATATTCTATTGTCACCAGTCTACTTTATAAGTGTGAAGTTGTGCCCTATTTCTCTCTTTAATTGCCATGTCGAAATTTGAAGTTATATTTAATTAGATCTATGATATGTCAATGAAAACGAGAGAAAGTTTACCTGTTTCTGAAATACTAGTTGGTTAGCACTAGCCATTGGATTCCTCTATTATGTCTCTAATTTTTGTTAATGCTCTAATATATGATAGAATGGAGCAGGTGAATTACTTAATTTTGGGGGACAGTTAGGTGAATTATGTATAAGCTATTCAGGCAGTTGGGGTTCTCTAATAATTTTACACTTTTAGGTTGAGAGTTGTTTCCAAATTCTGAAACTAAGTTGAAACATCAACTGCTCCATATCTAGAGTCCAGAACCAAACtacccaaaataaaaaataaaaattgtgaaacgcattattttactgcgttaaaagAGTTACCCGTAACGGTGgacaaacttaaaaaaaaaaaaaaattataacgcagtattttactgcgttatagatccagtaaaaaaaaaaattggtctaactttttttttttttttttttggcaacacttagtgtttttttttttttcattctttgaccaacgattagtcgtgtatcaagactctgaaacgtcaatattttatatagaacctgatatttttaaCTGCGAACAATaatataggctcaatacatcaagaatacgtaaatattcggatcgtcattttaggggttgaaaaggtgcctgaagtaagttttgtttgaaaactttaggttcaagtgttctatatacatagacatccatttttgtttgaagacttgttgtcattaacttaaagttttttatttttagagtttagatttaagtgtgttattttttaaagcgtaattttatttcgaatatacgcgCTCGAACGTCCGATTTAcgggattttttttattttggaaacatattcgaaataaagttatgcattaaaaaataacacacttaaggaacacttagtgtttttcttccataaaaagatcgcaacatcttattttaataaatcttttttttgcaacacttagtgttttttccatactttgaccaatgattagtcgtgtgtcaagactccgaaatgtcaatattttatatagaacctgatatttttttctacaCACTATAGTGTatgctcaatacatcaaggatacgtaaacattcggatcgtcgttttaggggttgaaaaggtacctgaagtaagttttgtttgattttttaaggttttgatttaagcgtgttattttttaatcaagacataactttattttgaatataaatctaattcaattagataaaaatatatttaaaaaatacagGGAGAAAAACTAATTGTAAAGTGGTCAAattttagatggtcataactttgcgctcagaTATCCgttttacacgattttttttattatgcgtattttttcgagatctacgcggacAAACAACCACAAGGCAATTTGACCGagctgattttaaaaaaaaaaacatgttatcctattcaatttcaattttccgcCAAATTGGCGTGaagtttttagttttctttacttataatatgatgcgcattagatttcaacgtaaaaattccGCGGCAATGTagttgtgaatgtcaatttcacttttgTGGTTCCAATTTTCGAAAATAacgctgactaattttctcgacatataaagttgactaaaataaccttacaaaaatagaacacttaaacctaaagaaatttcaaacaaaacttacttcagacaccttttcaacccctaaaatgacgatccgaacgtttacgtatccttgaggtattgagcctatattattgtacgcagaaaaaaatctCAGGttgtatataaaatattgacgtttcaaaGTCTTGatacacgactaatcgttggtcaaagtatggaaaaaaaacactaagtgttgcaaaaaaaaaaaaaagttgaccaaATTTCTTTTTTACTagttctataacgcagtaaaataccgcgttatagattttttttttttttagtgtgtcttataacgcagtattttactgtgttaAAGGACTTAAACGCGCCGTTACGGTTAACTCCTTtgacgcagtaaaatactgcattaacggtatttttatcacaatatttttttttttgatattttggTTCAACCCCACTTTtttttaggggtattttggttGTGGACTCCTATATCTATAATGATTGTAAATCTTGTTGAACTACTGCACACATTTCAAGATTTTATgccaaaaaaaaacaaatatcaTTACAATTTCACTGGATTTTTCTTTtcacataaaaaaaataattattgctTTAATTCTCTTGAGGAGTCCATGATATACGCATAAAGAATCTGATTCCAAACATCAGGCACACCAGGAAGACACCAATGTACACAATCTGCATTACTCCTTGGATTTAACAGTTGCTCTTTTGTTGGAGCAACCCAATTCCTCTTGTAAACTGATGGATGTGCATCTTTTCTATAATCTGATAGTTGTGTTATGCTAAGATATTTTATATCTAATCCCCTTCTCTTCAGCCCAATTACGGAGCCCTCTGCTATTTCCATCATATCTCTATCAGTTTCACTTCCCCAATAGTTTGTTCTTGATATTGGTTCTGTTTCACCATAGCAATTTTGACCATTTCCCATGCCCCAATCTGTAGCACTGCGTGtaacaaaacaataaaaaatgatttaattttttttataagaatTGATCTTTATGTGGACAAAATAACTTAAGTCGTTATCGTACTTTTTGTGAGAAGGAGAGAGGCTCATGAAGAACACTCGTGTCCTTTTTCTGTCAATTTGAAAGTCCAACCAATCTGACCATGTTCTTAAGGCCATCTCATAGCGGCGCAACTTCATTCCGACCTTTTTGTAGATTGCCTCAGAGCTATTAAAAGATCCCCACCTGTGTAAAGTTAACATGAAAAATTTAAGTTCTATGCACCGGAGTATAAAAAATGTTTATACAATTAGATCACTTATAAGGTAAGCTGATAACAATGTAATTTATGTTAACATAATAACTTATGTTAACATAAATCCAAATATGAAGTGCTTGGTGTTAGAAAATTATTAGAAGAAAATGAAAACAAACAAGGCTTGAAGCGTGAGAACGACTTTCCTTAAAGAAGATGTACACACAGACTATCAAACACTTGGTGTAGACTGAACTATTAAGGAGTACTTATTTTGGTGGAATATACTTACAGAAGTGTCATTTTGGGTTCAAGCCACCAGGTGAAGGAATCAAAGATGAGAATGTCGGCATCAATCCAATGCCTGGCATGTTTTTCGATTGCCTCAATTCTGATAATTCGATCTCGGACACGGTGTTTCACTGGATCATCGCAATTGGATTCTACTAGCAATGGTGACCAGTAGAAATCAATTGTTGCATTGTATTCCTTGATCATATATAGAAAATGAAAAACTTTAGTTGTGAGAAGAAATGTTTCTCTTGAAAGAAGAAAATCTCAGCTAGTTGATATTAACCACTCTCTCCGACTCAATTTATGTGgtatacttttctttttagtctgccacaaaaaaaaaatgatatacttTCTTATTTGGAATTAGTTGAACTTTAAACTTCTTATGTTACTTTAATGGGATCATCTATAGTCACATAAATGTCTATTGTCTTGATTTATAGCACATATTTTAGaaatctttcttttctttcttaaactctatgTCTAGTCAAACCACATAAACTGGGATGAAGGTAATAATAGTTTTATCTATTTGAATGGATTAACCACTAGAAAAGCTAGCATCTCTAACAACCTCTAATCACAGATAGACACAACGAATACACAGCATGAGTAACAACCTCAGTATTTGTGATTTGAATTAGGTAATGTTGACAAATTTTGTGGATTTCGTTTGTTTCTTTCAAGTGCACCATTTTCATGTATAATAAATTTCAATAAaattaaacaaacaaaaacagTAAAGTTTGATGAAAGGCTTGTTTTGTGCACCAAGACATGGCCTAGCGTTTAATGAAATGGAATGAAAATCACATAGAGAACAAAGTTCAAATTCCAGTAAAGACAAAAATGCTTGGTGAATTCTTTCCATCTGCCTAAGTTTTGGTGAGTGGTGTTATCTGGTATCAGAAAAAAAAAGGCTTGGTTTCCATAAAAGCACAAATTGATCCATGATAACAAAGACTTAATGTTGTAATTGGCAAGCTAATCTTAGAATCTGAGAGAGAAATGCAATTACCTTAACCTCAAAGGTGATCAAATTGCCTTTCCAGATAGGTGGTTTGAGAGATGGAATTCCAGAGGATTCAATTAAGCATACCATAGATGCCCATTGGTTCTTATTCAATGAATCCCCAACAAACAACACTCTCTTCCCTTTTAGTTTCTCCAACAATCCCTTGGCATTAAACCTACACTTATCAAAACATAgatacataaaaataaaattaatcaaGAAATAAAAAGGAACTTTTTTTGAGTTTGTTATATACGTTGGAAGATCACAATCATAAGGTTGCCATCTCcaataatgatattttgagtcttttcttccaaatttatgacaAGCAAAATCATCAGCCATGAAAGAACATTGTTGTTCTTTGTATAGAGGATATGAGACATTATCAAAAACCCAACTTCCAGCAAACAAATTGCATTTTGGAGATGAATTTTTTCTTGTAGGCTTATTTGCTAGAATACTAGCACCATCACCATTGTCCCCTATAAGATAAAAAGACACAAAAAGAAAGACCAAGAGGATGATTCCTAAAATAGAATGCAAGTTATACTGAATTATCCATGATTTATGCACTAATTTTTCTGCCATATTCTTCTCTCAAAGGACCTCTTTGATATTTATCTACTTATGGGACTATTGATACTTATAATAACAAGGAGAGAATCAGCACAAGGGAATAGAagttgttgaatttgaaagataTTTGAGTAACTAATCTTGCCCTTCTTGCAAAAAGAAGCAATTATCAAACCAACAAACAAACGAATAGAGGATtattaaataaaacaaaatagaaGCTGGTCAAAAACTAGTAGTACTATGAACAATGTGCAATAGCTGTGATTTAGTTGGTTTTATTTGACTTTCTCTGATGACTCGTAAAACTATTTCTCTAACTAATTTAATGTGTTTAAGTTCACCTAATCTATGAATGAGATCTAGTGAATTATGAGTCCACTTAATCTCTGTTTAAGCCTTCATTAATTATGAGTTTCtcctccgttccaatttatgtgaaaaAGTTGGAACGGAGAGTCAAAACACTTAAATTTAACTATGAAATTGGGTATAGATTATTTGTAAATCACACGATAAGTACTACAAGCGAACATAACCCTAAGATATTGTTCTTTCATTAATTTCTACATGCTTGTAATTCTATGATATTTAATTTCTGTTTTAGAGATGCGCTATCTTTTTTACTGtcactttttattttatatattttaagtTTAGCTAGTTTATTGCCATCTTCTGCAAGATTCTTCCTATGTCTGTCGATAAACGTGCTGAAATTTTGAAGAATGTTTGTTAATAATACATGCACATGCATCCATCTCGTTAAACGTACGACCATTTATGGTGCTCGAGATAGTAGTCttctttgtcttttttttttttttttttttttgtaatttctattttgtttctttttttatgAGTCAAACAATCTTATATCTAATTAAATTTTATAATTTCCATTTCAATTAACTTGTTAAGGACACTCAAAATTATATGTGACATTTAAAATTCATATGTTTATTCAAAATGATTATGGGGATTTGATTTCACATGAGTACAAAGTTGGgatttttacattttttgttgATTTGGGAAAGTTCATTACCCGGTTTAGCTCATGTTTGATTTCTTACCCGCGTTAGCCGCCACCGGAGAGTCCATTTACGCTCCATCTTCTTCAGTAGTAGGATCGCACTAGGTGGATGAGGGTGTCGCCGTTATGAACAACGGTGGTGCACTGGTGTTGTCCGCCGGTAGGGAGTTGGCGGCGGGGGAGTAGGTGATCAATGTCCATTGTGGTGGTCGGTACGGCGGTGGAAGAGGGGAACATTAGTTGAAGTTAGGGAATCATTGTATAAGTTTTTATAATTTTGTATAACATTGTAAAAAAGTGTATAAACATCtaatatacacttttatacaatgtttatacattgtctacaataagtttataaagttgtatattgttttataatattgtatatacaCTTTTATCAAGTTGATGCATTGTGTACCTCAGGTGTATAAAGTAGTATATTactgtataatgttgtataccgTGAAACTTGGCTATGCAAATGTAAATCTAAAAAATGGCTATGTGAATATAGTAATTTCTTATGTTGGATTGTACATTAGTGAAATTTCCCCTGCAAAGTTGCAATATGAAAACCGTTGAAATTGCTAGTCGATCGTCGGAAATGTTTGTTTTGCTTTACTATCAAAATCAAACGGAGGGTAAATGTGCTTTATTTCGAATAGTTCGAGGGTAATTTTGTCTCTTCTCCGTTTTCTTTATAGTTGTGATTGTTTAATAGCACACTTTTAGAGATAAATTCGAAGTTAAATTTTACAAGTTCAAGCATTAAAAATTTTAGCACCGAACTCATAGCACTTTTAAAATTATGAATTGAAATATAATATTTATGAAGTTTTTAATAGATTATTGAATTCGTATGAATCCGCTCGTCTTCATTGAAGTTTGCTCAAGTATCCTTTAGGGTGCTCATATGTTGACACGTGTTCTACATACAAATCAATGAAAAAGATTTATTTAATTAAAAGACTAATTTAACCATGATTTTGTTTTAATATATCATCACGTGGATGTTGGATGTGGAATATAAATGTAGCACGATGCCGCTTTCAAAGCTTTTTTTGTCAAAAAGTATTTTCTATGAATAACCCAAAATTCCAAACACGGTGACAACCCCTGAAAAACCCAGTGGAACctccaaaatcatattttcaagcACCTCCAAAATCATGTTTTCAAGTTTTACTGCCCCAAAAACACCTACTATTACAGAACCACCAGCACCAAACCGAATTTTATAAATTAAAACTGACAAAATTTCATTGAAGGACTTTTGCCTTGAACATTCAAAGTAGTAGAATTttgtttcaaaaaaataaaaaaatggtaAGAACGATTTTCCATTGGAAATAATCTTAGTTTATCATTTTTGGCGGGGAAGCAGTTGAAAAGatttatgacattaatgaagtgACGTGAACACCCTTTCATTAAATGCTCAACACACATGGCGTCCGGTGAATGGGCCAACTTTTACCTCAATTACCGAGATAATGGTGGGTTTTTACTTTCCGAAGCCCATATATACTCctcattttcttcattcttttcactttgcatttttttttttcgcCTTGAGCTCTTCGCAACTGCCCCTTCTTCATCATTTTCCAATTATTTCTAGCTTTTCATGCAACTCATCTTTCTCGTCTGAAATTCATCTCGTCTTTGGGTGTGTTCGGTgtgaaggaaaacatttttcaaaaaatatttttcaattttctcatgttcgtttggttaaaaattttgaaaaatattttttttacgaaaacaagttccttaaaaatggagaaaatcacttccctaataaaagtaaGGAAAGTAAGTCCGCAATGCATTTCACCAACCACCCAACCCACCCACaaccaccaaaccccaaccactctcaccaccccacccccaccacacCCCCCGCCCCACCCACAACCCcgaccccaaaaaaaaaaaattgttttgaaaaaaagttttgaattttcctttttttttttttttggtttttgcaTCACCCACCCCCAacctccacccccacccccacccaacctaccaaaccccaaccactcttaccaccccaccccaccctcaACCCCACTGCACCACCCCctaacaaaaaaaataattttgttttgaaaaaaaaaaggtttgaattttttttttgttttttgcaccactCACCCCCCAcctccacccccaccccaactACCAAACCCTAACCACtcccaccaccccacccccaaaattaattttgttttgaaaaaaagttttgaatttttttcttgcACCACCTACCACCCacgccccacccccacccccacccccactctCACGCCTAACTACTAAACCCCAACCACTTCCGCAGCCATGCACCCCCCAACCACTCCCACAACCCATGCACCACTCCTCTCATGCCgcaccctacccccacccccaccccacatAGCCCCCacctcccaatttttttttttaaaatcttttgggtttctacaccaccacatcccTCCCTACTCCCCCTCCCACCCGCACCCCACCCCCCACCGCCCCACCGCACcccccaaaatatatatatatatatatatatatatatattttttcaagTTTTCTTTTTCTCTACGCCCACCCCCCAACGCAACCCATCCCTCCCTCCCTACTTCctatttaattttacctttattaaaACATTATAAAAATTTAAAGTTTACGTAGTTattggaggggtgggtggtgtaaaaatcgaaaaaaagtaacttttaaaacttttttaaGAATTCTTTTTTagggggaggggggtggggggggggggggggggggaggggagagGGATGTGGTGGTTCAGAAATAcagaaaagaaaaattaaaacttcaaaaaaaattgggggtggggggttggtgtggtatgggttcACGCGGAGGGAGGGGGATGTGGTGGTTtagaaaatccagaaaaaaaattaaaacttcaaaaaaaaaaaaattgggggtgggggttggtgtggtatgggtccaAACAGGGGGGAGGGGGGATGTGGTGGTTtagaaaatccagaaaaaaaattagaaacttcaaaaaaaaaaaaaaaattgggggtagggggtgggggttggtgtggtatggggtgtTGGGGTTGGGGTGAAGTTGTGGGGCTTGGGTGCATATTTTCCTGAAAATGTTTTATACTAATCaaatgaacatgagaaaataaataagaatttcacttatttttcgctacccaaacgaacatgagaaaataagtagaaattcacttattttccaagaacacattttccagaaaaacattttcctc is drawn from Lycium barbarum isolate Lr01 chromosome 8, ASM1917538v2, whole genome shotgun sequence and contains these coding sequences:
- the LOC132605298 gene encoding protein trichome birefringence-like 34; the encoded protein is MAEKLVHKSWIIQYNLHSILGIILLVFLFVSFYLIGDNGDGASILANKPTRKNSSPKCNLFAGSWVFDNVSYPLYKEQQCSFMADDFACHKFGRKDSKYHYWRWQPYDCDLPTFNAKGLLEKLKGKRVLFVGDSLNKNQWASMVCLIESSGIPSLKPPIWKGNLITFEVKEYNATIDFYWSPLLVESNCDDPVKHRVRDRIIRIEAIEKHARHWIDADILIFDSFTWWLEPKMTLLWGSFNSSEAIYKKVGMKLRRYEMALRTWSDWLDFQIDRKRTRVFFMSLSPSHKNATDWGMGNGQNCYGETEPISRTNYWGSETDRDMMEIAEGSVIGLKRRGLDIKYLSITQLSDYRKDAHPSVYKRNWVAPTKEQLLNPRSNADCVHWCLPGVPDVWNQILYAYIMDSSRELKQ